Proteins encoded together in one Candidatus Hydrogenedentota bacterium window:
- a CDS encoding twin-arginine translocation signal domain-containing protein: MFSVAVGSTSTKKPNNISRRDVLKNTAAAGIASAVVASTTSTLSTEAARHGALHKENVRADATDWQLTYTKVDPKTRYRCPWIEGYCSRASVKAGDALDIFVSANPPGRFTIDIFRMGYYDGAGARLMQQLGPFDGVTQPDPPIGNERIRECQWKPATTITIPEDWVSGVYLGRLSLVDAPWQSYVVFIVRDERKADIVFQCSDNTWQAYNRWPDQFALYDDGKSEWALKPGIRVSYDRPYGKYCQILDAPQSQGSGEFLLWEFPFVYWLEREGYDVTYVSNTDVHAEIKTITRAKAMISVGHDEYWSLEQFNHVKQAIAEGLNVGFFSGNTCCFVSPMSPSSAGVPNRNFTREGCFGGTSKAEADRGMGPFPMEGPDEREIIGARTIIPFNGAGDWIVSDASHWMFDGTGMKNGDGIPGLVGWEFHGEPADIPGLKIVAEGDALNSGDEVAHWTATIYPGPKGNHVFNASTIWWAQGLSSPPGHMLPYSHNGRPHGPDTRVQRITHNLLKRFLKS; the protein is encoded by the coding sequence ATGTTTTCCGTCGCTGTGGGGAGCACGAGCACGAAAAAGCCAAATAATATATCTCGTCGCGATGTGTTGAAAAACACGGCTGCCGCGGGAATTGCATCTGCGGTTGTGGCGTCCACTACGTCCACTTTGTCCACTGAAGCTGCGCGCCACGGCGCGCTCCACAAGGAAAACGTGCGCGCGGACGCCACGGATTGGCAGCTCACGTATACCAAAGTCGATCCGAAAACGCGCTACCGGTGTCCATGGATCGAAGGCTACTGCTCTCGCGCGAGCGTGAAGGCGGGCGACGCGCTCGACATCTTCGTGAGCGCGAATCCGCCGGGCCGATTCACCATCGACATCTTTCGCATGGGCTACTACGACGGCGCGGGCGCGCGCTTGATGCAACAGCTCGGCCCCTTCGACGGCGTTACGCAACCCGATCCCCCCATCGGTAACGAGCGCATCCGCGAGTGCCAATGGAAACCCGCCACGACCATCACCATTCCCGAGGATTGGGTCAGCGGCGTCTATCTCGGCCGCTTGTCGTTGGTCGATGCTCCATGGCAGAGCTACGTCGTGTTCATCGTGCGCGACGAGCGCAAGGCCGACATCGTTTTCCAATGCAGCGACAACACCTGGCAGGCCTACAACCGCTGGCCCGATCAATTCGCATTGTACGACGACGGCAAGAGCGAATGGGCGCTCAAGCCCGGCATCCGCGTCAGCTACGACCGGCCCTATGGAAAGTACTGCCAGATTCTCGACGCACCGCAGTCGCAGGGGTCCGGCGAATTTCTGTTGTGGGAATTTCCCTTCGTGTACTGGCTCGAACGCGAAGGCTATGACGTCACCTACGTCTCGAACACCGACGTGCACGCAGAGATCAAAACCATCACGCGCGCGAAGGCGATGATCTCCGTCGGCCACGACGAGTACTGGAGCCTCGAACAGTTCAACCACGTCAAGCAGGCGATCGCGGAGGGCCTGAACGTCGGCTTCTTCTCCGGAAACACCTGCTGCTTCGTGTCGCCGATGTCGCCGAGTTCGGCGGGCGTGCCGAACCGCAATTTCACGCGCGAGGGCTGTTTCGGCGGAACCAGCAAGGCCGAGGCGGACCGCGGTATGGGACCGTTCCCCATGGAAGGCCCCGACGAACGCGAGATCATCGGCGCGCGCACCATCATTCCGTTCAACGGCGCAGGCGACTGGATCGTTTCCGACGCGTCGCACTGGATGTTTGACGGGACCGGCATGAAAAATGGCGACGGCATTCCCGGCCTCGTCGGCTGGGAATTCCATGGCGAACCCGCGGACATCCCCGGACTGAAAATCGTCGCGGAAGGCGACGCGCTCAATTCCGGCGACGAGGTTGCGCATTGGACGGCGACGATCTACCCCGGCCCAAAAGGCAACCACGTGTTCAACGCATCGACGATCTGGTGGGCGCAGGGCCTCAGTTCGCCCCCGGGCCACATGCTGCCTTACTCGCACAACGGCCGTCCCCACGGCCCCGACACGCGCGTACAACGTATCACGCACAATCTGCTGAAGCGTTTCCTGAAGAGTTGA
- a CDS encoding DUF1080 domain-containing protein: protein MKLRWCVLGLVLIACVAGVASLAPGARAAEEGFTPLFNGKDLTGWKGDPRLWKVADGAIVGSTDGVKIEKNTFLFYEPKQFTDFVLKAKVKLRNHNSGIQFRSEMRPDFVAAGYQADIAEQTYFGMLYEEQKRGIMDYWKAMSPEKQAETQTWVKQGDWNEYEITCQGPHIKMVLNGHVTCEIDDLAGARKGYIALQLHTGPDMMVSFKDIEIKELTSKEARIRPGELMPDVDAARSEKLGVEGAQFRMPEGFSVEEVASHELIGSVINMTFDHLGRPLVATESEGVRLLLDENGDGKYDKVKSVSEVVKRAMGLCYLAPGDLLVQSDGPHAPGVYRLIDKNGDDVADEVTQVIKAKSGGMGEHSPHAIAWGADGFLYVMYGNHSYPDFEIAKDSPSRGLQEDFLMPRYWDARGHAKGILAPGGTIHRVSPDLKTMAQFCGGFRNAFDFAVDNTGEIFTFDSDMEWDIGTPWFRPVRVVHCVPGADYGWRSGSGKMPNYYFDTLPPLDDVGRGSPVGTCIYDHTVYPEKYRGGFYMGDWSRGRIRAMFPKQRGGSFIGKTVDFLVGEPLNVTDVDVGPDGLMYFTIGGRGTRGGLYRIKYGDAVAKHEVPKSVEDVVRQPMRRSAWGRYALEQAKDSLGKKWESGLAGIARHKDAPVEQRIAALEALQAHGPKPSKSLLTKLANDDNADVRAFAVYLLGTYPLQSVKKALTAALDDADALVQRRACDSLVRAGLDTGAKLAKNDAIPVKLLTLLGSGDTSVRYAARTALERTPRGLWAPHVLATDSDQQPRALIEGLLALIHTQHSAADMDAVFEKIASSRAHLSEDDLLASLRVIQLAFIRDAQGTDRSAFNQHVGANLLAAFPAENLSINRELQILLAHMELPGVIDKLLAYQTPDKSQEEQIHTAFCLRTIQSGWSREQRDRFVAWFDGAREMTGGASFEGFIEFIWQDALALLPEEEKQLAVARKDAQLAKRNADALALLAQMQAESEGKASELAQMSLQEIKEYLEYDPMAYAKNGEDRKHFNEVGSKVFVKSRCVNCHVFGTVGKGGGPDLSTVASRFRRADLIDAIAEPSKVISDQYIGLDVELNDLTTVTGMMVTEDENTLTLIDVTGKRVDIAKNDIESRKPATRSIMPEGLLNTMSLGELAALINYLERGAQ, encoded by the coding sequence ATGAAACTACGATGGTGTGTATTGGGGCTTGTGCTGATTGCCTGCGTGGCCGGGGTGGCGTCGTTGGCGCCGGGGGCGCGCGCGGCGGAGGAAGGGTTCACCCCGCTGTTCAACGGCAAGGACCTGACAGGCTGGAAAGGCGATCCGCGCTTGTGGAAGGTGGCGGACGGCGCCATCGTCGGATCGACGGACGGCGTGAAGATCGAAAAGAACACCTTCCTGTTCTACGAACCGAAGCAGTTCACCGACTTTGTGCTGAAAGCGAAGGTGAAATTGCGCAATCACAACAGCGGGATTCAATTCCGCAGCGAGATGCGGCCGGACTTCGTCGCGGCGGGCTACCAGGCGGACATTGCGGAGCAGACCTACTTCGGCATGCTCTACGAAGAGCAGAAGCGCGGCATCATGGACTATTGGAAGGCGATGTCGCCGGAGAAGCAGGCGGAAACGCAGACCTGGGTGAAGCAGGGTGACTGGAACGAATACGAGATCACCTGTCAGGGCCCGCACATCAAAATGGTGCTGAACGGCCACGTCACCTGCGAAATCGACGACCTCGCCGGCGCGCGCAAGGGCTACATCGCGCTGCAACTCCACACCGGCCCCGACATGATGGTGTCGTTCAAGGACATCGAAATTAAGGAACTCACGTCGAAGGAAGCGCGCATCAGGCCGGGCGAACTCATGCCCGACGTGGACGCGGCGCGCTCGGAGAAACTCGGCGTCGAAGGCGCGCAGTTCCGCATGCCCGAAGGGTTCAGTGTCGAGGAAGTCGCGTCGCACGAACTCATCGGCTCGGTCATCAACATGACCTTCGACCATCTGGGCCGGCCGCTCGTCGCGACGGAGAGCGAGGGCGTCCGGCTGCTGCTCGATGAAAATGGCGACGGCAAGTACGACAAGGTGAAGTCCGTCAGCGAAGTGGTGAAGCGCGCGATGGGCCTGTGCTACCTCGCGCCGGGCGATTTGCTCGTGCAGTCGGACGGTCCGCACGCGCCCGGCGTGTACCGGTTGATCGACAAGAACGGCGACGACGTGGCCGATGAGGTGACGCAGGTCATCAAAGCGAAGAGCGGCGGCATGGGCGAACACTCGCCGCACGCGATCGCCTGGGGCGCGGACGGGTTCCTGTACGTCATGTACGGGAACCACTCGTATCCCGATTTCGAGATCGCGAAGGATTCGCCGAGCCGCGGCCTGCAGGAAGATTTCCTGATGCCGCGCTACTGGGACGCGCGGGGCCACGCGAAGGGAATCCTGGCGCCGGGCGGCACCATCCATCGCGTGTCGCCCGATCTGAAAACGATGGCGCAGTTCTGCGGCGGGTTCCGCAACGCCTTCGACTTCGCTGTGGACAACACCGGCGAAATCTTCACCTTCGATTCCGACATGGAGTGGGACATCGGCACCCCGTGGTTTCGTCCCGTGCGCGTCGTGCACTGCGTGCCGGGCGCGGACTACGGCTGGCGGTCGGGCAGCGGCAAGATGCCGAATTACTATTTCGACACCTTGCCGCCTCTCGACGACGTTGGCCGCGGTTCGCCCGTGGGCACGTGCATCTACGATCACACCGTATACCCGGAGAAGTATCGCGGCGGATTCTACATGGGCGACTGGTCGCGCGGGCGCATCCGCGCAATGTTCCCCAAGCAGCGCGGCGGCTCCTTCATCGGCAAGACGGTCGATTTCCTCGTCGGCGAACCGCTGAACGTGACGGACGTCGACGTCGGCCCGGACGGGTTGATGTACTTCACCATTGGCGGGCGCGGCACACGCGGCGGCCTATACCGCATCAAATACGGCGATGCGGTTGCGAAGCACGAAGTGCCAAAGTCCGTCGAAGACGTCGTGCGGCAACCGATGCGGCGCTCCGCGTGGGGCCGCTACGCGCTCGAACAGGCGAAAGATTCGCTTGGGAAGAAGTGGGAGAGTGGCCTGGCCGGCATCGCGCGGCATAAGGACGCCCCGGTCGAGCAGCGCATCGCCGCGCTCGAAGCGTTGCAGGCGCACGGCCCTAAGCCGTCGAAATCGCTGTTGACAAAACTGGCGAACGACGACAACGCGGACGTGCGCGCCTTCGCCGTGTACTTGCTTGGGACGTATCCGTTGCAGTCGGTGAAGAAAGCGTTGACCGCGGCGCTGGATGACGCCGACGCGCTCGTGCAGCGGCGTGCGTGCGATTCGCTGGTTCGCGCCGGATTGGACACCGGGGCCAAGCTCGCCAAAAACGACGCAATCCCCGTCAAGCTGTTGACTCTGCTCGGCAGCGGCGATACGTCCGTGCGCTATGCCGCGCGAACGGCACTCGAACGCACGCCGCGCGGTCTTTGGGCGCCGCACGTGCTCGCCACGGATTCGGATCAACAACCCCGCGCCTTGATCGAAGGCCTTCTTGCGCTGATCCACACGCAGCACAGCGCGGCGGACATGGACGCGGTATTCGAGAAAATCGCGTCAAGCCGCGCGCACCTTTCCGAAGACGATTTGCTGGCATCCTTGCGCGTGATTCAGCTCGCGTTCATCCGCGACGCCCAAGGAACTGACCGCAGCGCATTCAACCAACACGTCGGTGCGAACCTGCTGGCGGCGTTTCCGGCAGAAAACCTATCCATCAATCGCGAACTACAGATTCTGTTGGCCCACATGGAACTGCCAGGCGTCATCGACAAGCTGCTCGCATACCAGACGCCGGACAAGTCGCAGGAAGAACAAATCCACACGGCGTTCTGCCTGCGCACGATTCAATCCGGGTGGTCCCGCGAACAGCGCGACAGGTTTGTCGCGTGGTTCGACGGCGCGCGCGAGATGACCGGCGGCGCGAGCTTCGAGGGGTTCATCGAATTCATCTGGCAGGATGCATTGGCGCTTCTGCCCGAGGAGGAAAAGCAACTCGCCGTCGCGCGGAAAGACGCGCAACTCGCCAAACGCAACGCGGACGCGCTGGCGCTGCTCGCGCAAATGCAGGCGGAATCGGAAGGCAAGGCGTCCGAACTCGCGCAGATGAGCCTGCAAGAGATTAAGGAATATCTTGAATACGATCCGATGGCATACGCCAAGAACGGCGAAGACCGCAAGCACTTCAACGAAGTTGGATCAAAAGTCTTTGTCAAATCGCGCTGCGTCAACTGCCACGTGTTTGGCACGGTCGGCAAAGGCGGCGGCCCCGATCTCTCGACGGTCGCCAGCCGGTTCCGCCGCGCGGACCTCATCGATGCGATCGCCGAACCTTCGAAAGTAATCTCCGATCAATACATCGGCCTCGACGTCGAATTGAACGACCTGACGACCGTGACCGGCATGATGGTTACCGAGGACGAGAACACGCTCACGCTCATCGACGTCACGGGCAAGCGCGTGGACATCGCGAAGAACGACATCGAATCGCGCAAGCCCGCCACGCGATCGATTATGCCCGAAGGCTTGCTGAACACCATGAGCCTTGGCGAGTTGGCTGCGTTGATCAATTACCTGGAGCGCGGAGCACAATGA
- a CDS encoding transposase — translation MAGVLDGEECRENLIGGVDDHVHTAFAMSKAAAPIRLVETVKKQSSKWRKLQDRVFDRFCWQSGYARFAVSPSNLERLRGYILNQKRHHRKMTFQEELRILLLKHGIEFDEWCVRN, via the coding sequence ATGGCCGGAGTACTCGACGGCGAGGAATGCCGCGAAAATCTGATTGGGGGTGTCGACGATCACGTCCACACCGCTTTCGCGATGTCGAAAGCGGCAGCACCGATCAGGCTCGTCGAAACCGTGAAGAAACAGTCGTCAAAGTGGAGAAAACTTCAGGATCGCGTGTTCGACCGTTTCTGCTGGCAATCGGGTTACGCCCGGTTTGCGGTCAGTCCCTCGAATCTCGAGCGGTTGCGCGGCTATATTCTGAACCAGAAACGTCACCACCGGAAGATGACATTTCAGGAAGAACTTCGCATTCTCCTTCTCAAACACGGAATCGAATTCGACGAATGGTGCGTGCGGAATTAG
- a CDS encoding serine hydrolase, with amino-acid sequence MARGMKWVRRFGLLIAVLVAVAVIGVWGLRASLDSKILAGGPSQNVLDNDQSLAKTFPLASGWSAEKLAEAREYANRIGSAAVIVIHDGNLVAEWGETTKRFNAHSVRKSLLSALYGVAIERGLIDVNATLAELSIDDVRPGLTEQEKTAKVSDLLASRSGVYHGAAYETSSNKKRRPQRGAHAPGTFWYYNNWDFNALGSIFQQQAKLSIEDAFIQWIAQPIGMQDFRREDVEYRHEEVSNHPAYLFWISARDLARFGHLYLQGGTWNGLQVIPETWVKESTQIHSPFQQGGYGYMWWIGRNDAFYAEGTGTQVVYVSPAERLVVVHRVNTGSPGVMSRVWYGIGDRVEDEEFAALLEKIRAARPA; translated from the coding sequence ATGGCTCGTGGAATGAAATGGGTACGACGGTTTGGGCTACTGATCGCAGTGTTGGTTGCAGTCGCGGTCATCGGCGTTTGGGGCCTGCGCGCCTCCCTCGATTCGAAGATTCTGGCCGGCGGTCCATCGCAAAATGTACTGGATAACGATCAATCCCTGGCGAAAACCTTTCCGCTGGCTTCAGGCTGGTCTGCCGAGAAACTGGCCGAAGCCCGCGAGTACGCGAATCGAATTGGGTCCGCGGCCGTAATCGTGATTCACGACGGGAATCTGGTCGCCGAGTGGGGCGAAACAACGAAGCGATTCAACGCCCACTCGGTTCGCAAGAGCCTACTGAGCGCGCTTTACGGTGTCGCGATTGAACGCGGGCTGATCGATGTGAATGCCACGCTAGCCGAACTCTCCATAGACGACGTTCGCCCTGGTCTCACGGAACAGGAAAAGACGGCGAAGGTTTCAGACCTCCTTGCGTCGCGTTCCGGCGTATATCACGGCGCAGCCTATGAAACCAGTTCGAACAAAAAACGCCGCCCCCAGCGTGGCGCTCACGCGCCGGGCACGTTTTGGTACTACAACAACTGGGATTTCAACGCGCTCGGCAGCATCTTCCAACAACAGGCCAAACTTTCCATCGAAGATGCGTTCATCCAATGGATCGCCCAGCCTATCGGGATGCAAGATTTCCGCCGCGAAGACGTCGAGTACCGCCACGAAGAAGTTTCGAATCATCCAGCCTATCTTTTCTGGATCAGTGCCCGCGATCTCGCGCGATTCGGACACCTTTATCTCCAGGGTGGAACGTGGAACGGATTGCAGGTAATTCCCGAAACTTGGGTAAAGGAGAGCACCCAGATTCACAGCCCGTTTCAACAGGGCGGATACGGCTACATGTGGTGGATCGGCCGCAACGATGCGTTCTATGCGGAAGGCACAGGCACGCAAGTCGTCTACGTTTCGCCGGCCGAGCGCCTTGTAGTCGTACATCGCGTAAACACGGGAAGCCCGGGTGTCATGAGTCGTGTCTGGTACGGAATTGGAGACCGCGTCGAGGACGAGGAATTCGCCGCGCTGCTCGAGAAAATCCGCGCCGCCCGCCCAGCATGA
- a CDS encoding ATP-binding cassette domain-containing protein — protein MNAAPILDIRDVRVHFQFKEGPLLKRRTGVVRAVDGVSLSVQPGETVGLVGESGCGKSTLARSIVRLVEPTSGTIQFGGRDLASVPRGELRALRPSIQMVFQDPYASLNPRMTVFDALAEPMLAHGLAARGEVAAKVAALMSRVGLAARWMRKYPHEFSGGQRQRIAIARALALRPKLIIADEPVSALDVSVQAQILNLIAELCREEGLSLLLISHDLSVVKHLSDRIAVMYLGRIVELGAAEDVYYRPMHPYTRALINAVPIPDPSRKRDRAGVLLQGDPPSPLNPPAGCAFHPRCPFAQDKCKQAPPPLERFDDARHVACVRAGEIGL, from the coding sequence GTGAACGCCGCGCCAATATTGGACATTCGCGACGTTCGCGTCCATTTCCAATTTAAGGAAGGGCCGCTGCTGAAACGGCGCACGGGTGTCGTGCGCGCAGTGGACGGCGTAAGCTTGAGCGTCCAACCCGGCGAGACGGTCGGGTTGGTGGGGGAGTCCGGTTGCGGCAAATCGACGCTCGCGCGGAGTATTGTGCGCCTCGTCGAACCCACCTCCGGGACAATTCAATTCGGCGGGCGCGACCTCGCTTCGGTGCCACGCGGCGAACTTCGTGCGTTACGTCCGTCGATCCAGATGGTGTTTCAGGACCCGTACGCGTCGCTGAACCCGCGCATGACCGTTTTCGACGCGCTGGCGGAACCGATGCTCGCGCACGGGCTGGCGGCGCGCGGCGAGGTGGCGGCAAAAGTCGCCGCGCTCATGTCCCGCGTGGGCCTTGCCGCGCGATGGATGCGCAAGTACCCGCACGAGTTTTCCGGCGGACAACGCCAGCGCATCGCCATCGCGCGCGCGCTTGCACTGCGCCCTAAATTAATCATTGCCGACGAACCGGTGTCCGCACTGGACGTTTCCGTTCAAGCGCAAATACTCAACCTCATTGCCGAACTCTGCCGCGAGGAAGGCCTGTCCCTCCTACTCATCTCGCACGACCTGAGCGTCGTGAAGCACCTCTCGGACCGAATCGCGGTAATGTATCTCGGGCGGATCGTCGAGCTGGGCGCCGCGGAGGACGTGTATTATCGTCCGATGCATCCGTACACGCGCGCGCTCATCAACGCAGTGCCGATTCCCGATCCATCGCGCAAACGCGACCGCGCCGGCGTGCTGCTGCAAGGCGATCCGCCGTCGCCGCTGAATCCGCCCGCAGGCTGCGCGTTTCATCCGCGGTGCCCCTTCGCGCAAGATAAGTGCAAGCAGGCGCCGCCGCCGCTTGAGCGGTTTGACGACGCACGACACGTCGCGTGTGTACGCGCAGGGGAGATCGGATTATGA